A window of Pirellulales bacterium genomic DNA:
GTGTCATCGGCGCAGATATAAATGCAGCGGTGGCCGCGCAATTTTTGAAAGCGGACCCAAATATCGGTCTGCAGGTATTCGACCAGATGCCCCAAATGGATCTGCCCATTGGCATACGGCAGGGCCGAAGTAACCAGGATGCGGCGTGCGGGCATAGCTGGGCTAACCGGGGAAAAAACAGGCGAGTGGGGATCGGCAAAGTGAATTGGTTGGCATTTTAGCGGAAAATGCCGTACGGCGCAAAGCAGGGTAAAGGATCGCCGAAGAATGCCCAACTACACCCGGAGGGGCTCGAACCCCCAACCCTCGGTTCCGAAGACCGTCGGATGATTCTTGTAACTCGTTACCTAGTAATGACTTACAAGACGAAAAAAAGGCATTTGCAGCAACTGGGGAGTGCGCAGAATGCCGTTTATGTCATTGTCAGAACTCAGTTGACTCACCGAAACGCAAATTGATATCGGAAAATGCCTTAAGCATTGCGCTGAAATGGGATGCGCTTAGCTCACACATTCGTGACGCAATTTTGACCCTGATTACGGTAGATGAAAAGTTCAATAGAAGAAACAGTAATTATGAAAAATAGGTTCAGAACGGTTCTGTAAAAAACGCATCCTCGCGAAAGTGTCATGGTGTTATTGGTGAGGACGAGAAAATGCAACTCGCGTCGTCGGCTGGCTTCGGGTTTCCCTCGTCCGTGATTACCGTCACATTTCCGTGAAACTATCATCACGTTGATTGACGCTGTCCGACCAACTGCACGCGATATTTGCGAGGAAATTGCGGACGAGTAGTTATGGCTTTTATGCCACAACGTCCCATAAAATTATTCCCTTAATGATTCAAAGTATTTGACTGCCGATACGGCAGGAATTTGTGAGATGTCAGATGGTCTAGAGACGACCTTTCCAACTATTATCTCCTTTGTGCGAAATTTCACGAACTTACTGAACTCTTGAGCACGCATGGAGTTGCGCCCTCAATCTCTAGCAAACTGTCGAATTCTATCCAAATGGCATAAATGTTGCGTATCTGTTGGACGACCGACAACGCCGCCGGTTCAAGGAGTCAGTTTGGCAGTCCACCCCAGAGGGATCTGGCTGGAGCCTTTTCAGGCCGCGAGCATCCGACTCTTCGGATCATCGACTCAACCCAATAACTTTCTGATCGTCATGCAAAACGCATGGCGTGATTCGCCACTATCAACAGCATGCGGAGCTTGATTCATGGCCGTTAAAGCAAAGCGGGATTTTGTGACACTTTCGCTTGCCCCGAGCGAAACCGAAACACAAAAAGCCGTGCGGACGCACAACATGATTCGGGAACACCTCGAAGGCGACCCGGCGCTGGGTAAGTACAACATCCGAACCTACTTGCAGGGCTCCTACAAAAACTCGACCAATGTTCGCGGCGACAGCGACGTCGACATGGGATCTCAGTCTCAAGAGTCGTTCTTTTACGATCTCGACGACCTGCCTGACGACTCAATTCCGTCGTATTCAAACATGGCAAAGTCACTCCGTAAAAAAGTCCAAGAATCAATCGTGGATAGTCGGTTTACCTACTGGGACTACCGCCGTGACGTTTATGCATCGCTGAAGCTGGAATACGGAGTTGTCGAAGATGGCAATAAGGCGATTCGAATTGACGGCAATACTTACCGTCTCGATGCCGATGTGCTGCCGTGCCTTGGCTTCCGCATGTATTTTAAGGACTTGACCGGCAATGCGGACTATCACCAAGGAATTGGTTTTCTCACCTCTCAAAGTAAGCGGATCGTGAATTTCCCCGACCAACATTTTGATAACCTCGGTGCCAAGGATCGGCGAAATAACAACAAAGTCAAGGGCTGCGTCCGCATCATGAAGCGGCTCCGCAACGAGTTAGAAGATGCCGGACGCTGGGATCGTAAACGTTCACCATCGTTCTATCTCGAAAGCCTCGTGTGGAACGTCCCAGACCATGTTTTCTCCGGGGGCTATTCCTCGGTTTTGCAGAATGTGCTTGCGCATCTCTGGAACGATCTGCGCGAGAAAAAACAGCAAAATGACCTGCGAGCCTATACGCAAGCCAACAATATTTTCTATTTGTTTCACCCCGAGTTTTGGAATGTCGATGATGCGCTCGCCTTCATCGATGAAATCTGGAAGGCGGCATTCGACGAATGAGCACCGAATCGACAATGCCCACCAAGCTCTCGAAACTGACTACCGAACACCCGAGAGACGGAAAGTACCGGATTCTCAGCCTCGATGGCGGCGGGGCCAAAGGTTTTTATACGCTCGGCGTGCTACGCGAGATCGAGGCGCTGTTGAACTGCCCGCTCTACAAACACTTCGACCTGGTGTTCGGCACCAGCACCGGGGCCATTATCGCGGCCTTGATCGCCTTGGGTTACGAGATTGAGGAAATCCACCAACTCTACAAAGAGTACGTTCCGGCGATCATGAAGCGGTGGTTTCCCACCACCAGGACCTGGGCCCTCGAAAAGCTGGCAAAGGAGGTTTTCGGAGATCAGCAGTTCACCGACGTGAAAACGGGCATCGGTATTGTCACGACCAAATGGATGATCGAGACGCCGATGATCTTTAAGGCCAATGTGGAGCAAGCTTACGGAAGAAAGAGCTCGTTCATTCCGGGCTTCGGTGTTTCCATCGCGGATGCGGTGCAAGGCTCTTGTTCGGCGTATCCATTCTTCAAACGCAAGACAATTACAACTGCCACCAGCGATATTGTGGAAATCGGTGACGGCGGATTCTGTGCAAACAATCCGACGTTGTATGCGATCGCCGATGCGGTGAAAGCCTTGAAGATTGCTCATTCCGAGGTGCGAGTCATCAGCATCGGATGCGGCGTCTATCCGACCCCGAAGATTAGCCCACGACGGTTCATTGGCTGGTGCTTGGGATGTTTGCCAAGCGTGAAGTTGCTGCAAAAGGTCCTGGAGATCAATACCCAGTCGATGGATCAATTGCGAGCGGTCCTCTATAGCGACATTCAAACTGTTCGCGTTAATGAGAAGTTTCAACAGCCGGAACTCGCGGCCGACCTCATGGAGCACAATTTAGTCAAACTCAATAAGCTCCGGCAACGTGGTGTGCAGTCGTTCGCCGACCTTGAAGCTGAAATCAAAACGGCTCTCTTCAGTTAAATTCCTGCCTGTTGTATATGCGGTACTTATTCTTTGAGATTCGCTGATTTGTACGATTGCACAGTCACAGCGTTGTTTTACTGAGGCATGGCACTGAACGATTCGCTGGCGTGTGACCCCCGATCGATTCCATCGGCTGGCATCGCTTCCCCAGCGTCCCTAGTTGCTTGCTTAGCATCCCGATTCGCGCTACTCTGGGCTATTGGCTTCTACGAGATTCCGCCGGGAGGTGGCGAACGCTGTTGAGCGTTGGCCAAACCCCAGCGGTGCATCCACGCAGGGTTTTCTCAACTTTTTGGATGTGGTTTTTCACAAGGGAGTCAATCTCATGGCGACAGGGACGAAGAATGGGGCGAAGAAGAACGCGGCCAAGCCGCGGCCGATCTTTGCCAAGACGTATTTTCCTGTGCAGGTGGCCGTGTTCGAGCACAGCGGCGACGATCGAACGAACTACAGCGTCAAGCTGACTCGTTCTTTCCGCCGTGACGAAGAGAGCGAGTGGGAGTCAACCGAATATCTCGGCGCTCAAGACTTGCTTCCGGCGGCGCGACTCTTGGGCGAGGCTTTTGAAGCAATTCAAGCCCGCCAAGATAACGCCTATCGCGCGCGTCATCAGTCGGACGAGGGGAGGGGCGATCAAAGCTGATCTCCGCTCCGCGTTCATGTTTTCCTTGCCCCTGGTTGTCGGTTGCACCGCTCCCAGGGGTTTTTCTTTGGTGCGCATAATTCTCCACGTAGGATGCGCGACCTCCGCTCAGGCTCGACAAAGGGACGGCGCCCCATCCGCCTCTGCCTTCGCCTCGGCCCGCAGCGGCAAGTGACGGGCCGAGGCGAAGGCGACGGCGGAGGGACTTCGAAGCAGCACTTTGGGGGATTAGTGAAGTGAAGGCGGGAAAGAGAGACGGCAAAGTTCGTCCGCTTGAATTTGAGTAGCGCTTCGGTTCGCGCTATTCTGGGCTATTCGCCTGCGCGCTAAGCGCGGGTTTCATCCGGGTAGATGTTCGCGGTTCCTCCGGCGGCCTCGTCGGCAAGCACTCCGGCTTGCGGCCGAGACCGGCGGCGTGCAATCCACGGTTTTTCCTGGCGGTCGCTATTCGACCGCCATTTGTGTGCGACGGCAACGGTCCGTCGCCCTCTCGACGGTCGCCCTTCCTGGCACCGTGTTTCCAAACATCGGGAGCGGCATTTCGCTGCGCTCCCGTTGCATCCCTTCATGAAAGGAACTTTCCCATGAATCGCGAAGAAGCATTGGAGTTGGCCGAACGCGGCGTTGATGAATTGATCGTCGCCTTGGAGCAGGGGAGAAGCGAACGGCTGCTGGAATATCTCGCCTTCCAAGCGAAATTCCATCGCTACAGCTTCAACAACAGCTTGTTGATTGCCATTCAGAAGCCCGACGCCACGTTCGTGGCTGGGTTTCAGCGGTGGAAGGAGTTGGGCCGTTTTGTCCGCAAAGGGGAAATGGGGATCGTCATCCTCGCTCCCCTGGTCCGGCGGTCGAAGCCGGACGCAGAGTTATTTGAAAAGGAGGACGAAAGTGGCCGGGCGGTTGTTGGCTTTCGGGCAACTCACGTCTTCGACGTGGCTCAGACCGATGGCGACGAACTGCCACAGTTTAGTCTCATCTCCGGCGAGCCGGGAGAATTGATTCCCCAACTGCGACAAGTGATCGCTCGGCAGGGGATTGAGCTGCGGTACGAAGAAAACCTCGACGGCGCGAAAGGGGTCTCCGAAGGAGGGCGAATCGCCCTCGTCACGGACCTACCACCGGCGGAGGAGTTTGCAGTTCTCGCCCACGAGTTGGCGCACGAGTTACTGCACCGCACCGAGCGGCGTAAGGAAACGACGCGAGCGATTCGCGAGCTCGAAGCGGAAGCGGTGGCTTTCGTCGTCGCGAAAGCAGCAGGGCTTGATGGCTTGGCGCGCTCCAGCGACTACATCCAGCTTTATAGTGGTGACAAGGAAATGTTGCTCGCGTCGCTCGCTCATATTCAGCGAGTAGCCGCGAAGATTATTGACGAGCTCGTCGCAGTGAACGAGACGAATTCGGCAGTCACAGGATGTCAGACCGCTGAAGTGACGATCTGAGAGTAGAGGTTCTTGAAAGGTAGATGAGGTCGTTTGCCCGCACGCCGCCGGCCTCATTTTTAGCTTGTTTACTTGGGAGGAGGGATCTCTCCGAGGATTGCTAAAAGTTGCACGGGCGTCAGGACTGCCAGGTCCGGAAACCGAGCATGAAAATCGCGTCCTTCAGGCGTCAAGATGTCAGCCAGCGATAGCAAATCTTTGTCCCGCGAAACAATCAGCTTCGCCCCCGCCGCCAACGCGAGATCGACGTAATGGGCGTCGTCCGGGTCCCGCGGAAACTCAAAAACGCTCGGCACTGTTTCTACCAAAACCGCCGCAGTCGTTAACTTTTCAAAAAACTCCTCCATAAGCTCAGCCGAGAGCCGATATTTGGCGACAATCTTGGTCTCGGCTGTCAGTTCCCGTAGCTCCGCAAGGACATACTCGGACACAAACAAGTCCACGCGCTGGACGGCTGCCAAGTTGAACAAACGACCTGCGGGACCGGTAGGACTGATCAAAGCTTGAAAAAAGACGTTACAGTCGAAGACGACTCTTTCGTGGTCGCGCATGGCTAGGCAGTCCGGCGCTGACGCCGCAGGTCGTGCTTGATTTGTTCAAAGAATTCGACCGCGTCATCCTCGGTTTCGCCGAGCTCTTGGAGGCGCTCGGTAATCGGCAAGGCGAGCTTGCGGAGCCGTGCCAACGGATCAACCGAATCAGCCACGGCTTGCAGGATAAATTCTTCCGGCGAGGCACCGCGGGATTTGGCGGCATCCGCGACTTGGGCGGCGAGTGGTTCGGGGATTTCGACGTGTAGAGGCATAAGGGAACTCCATATTCAGTGTACGCTGCGCGGAGCGGTCAGGTCAAGATGGGGTTTCGGCGGCCGAATGGGCGTTCGCTGGGAGTCGATTTCGGCTTGCGCCCTGCCCGCCACTCAGTGCAGCAGAAAGTCCTTTTTTTCTCATACATGTCAGCTACCCATACCAAATCGAGTCGTTCCAGTAAAACCACTGAGAACCGACCCATCCATGAAGTCCGCAGGGGACGAATCAAAGCCGCGATCTGGGAAAATGAAACCACCAGCGGCACTCGTCACAACGTGACCTTTATACGGATTTATCGCGATGGTGAAGAATGGAAGTCCAGCGATAGCTTCGGACGAGATGATTTACCACTCGTCATGAAAGTCGCTGATCTGGCACACACTTGGATTTATCAACAATTCCAAGAGAGTGCGAAAGCGGAAAAATCGAACAGCTAATCACTGTTGGGGTTTTCAGAGAGGGTTCATTGTGTTTGCACCACCACCTCTCGCTTTACTCAACACGGTTTTTTATCTATTTTCAAGGGGGACATTGATGTACTACATCCTGTGCATTGATTGCGGAGGCCTCATCGTAATCCCGGCGGATGCAGTCGGATTCGAGCGAACTGCTCCTTGCAATGTTGTCGCTTGTGACATTTGCATAGTCAGCTTTGACTATGCCGATGAGTAAGTCCAACTGCTGTAGGATTTTCAATTACGGTTTTTCACTTTATCCCGCCGTCCACCAGACCTGTGGGCATATTTCCGCAGCGATCTTCGCTCGATACTTGACAAGACATTGTCCGGGCATTGAAATTAGTGAGATACTTTCCAGCACACTCCATTCTGAAAGGGCAGATCAATGAAGCTGTTTTGGGCTTTCTTCCTTGGACTGGTCATTGGTGGCTTCGCTGTACAGTCATATTACACGCTTATTCCTTCAACTGAAATATTTGGCGCTTTTCAAGGCCAGGTCGAAACGATTTGGCTCGATGATGCCGAAGATCGCGAAATGGAGTTACTCAGCAGTTTTAGTTACATCGACCCAGCGAATAAAACTTGGATCGCCAAGAAAGGCGATAAGATCAATGGAGCCAGTATTCCGCAGGTATTTTGGACAATCATCGGCAGTCCCTATGACGGAGCCTACCGCAAAGCGTCGGTAATTCACGATGCGGCTTGTACTTACAAGACGGAACCCGCCAAGGAAGTACACCGAATGTTTTACTACGCTTGTCGCTGTGATGGCCTGAGTGAAAGTAAAGCAAAGGTGATGTACTTTGCTGTCAAGCAGTTTGGGCCCGACTGGCAGTTAGTCGCTGAAACCCGAACAGTAATGTCAAACGGAAAAGAAGTGACACTTACCGTGAAGAAACCAGTACAAATGACAAAAGCGGCTGCTGATGAAGCTGATCAACTTGAGCAGATGAAAGCTGCTATCAAGTTGATTGAATCTAAGAATCCCAGCTTAGAAGAACTTGACCAACTGAATGCAGCGGAATTGCCAAAACCGTAGATGCAATTTCGCCAGAAATGGCGGCTTTGTAATATTCCCAAGGATGGTGCCATTTTCTGCGTAGCCAGCCCCGTCCAGGGAAATTGCTGGCGGTCGATTTCGACCGATGTGTCTACGCGGAAATTGTTTGACTTTCTGACCGAATATACGTGGCTTGAAATCTTGCTTGAAGTCAGTTTTTGTCTGTCCAGCGGACGAGACTCCGCACAAATCCGATCACATAGGCAAGTGTTGTTTGTGGGCGGGAAAACAGGGGACACTTAGGGGTGAGGGGACTTCGCTAACTTTCTCCCCATGCCCAACCCTTAACGAACCGATTCTCTGTTTTGGGAAATCCTAAGTGCTGAATTAGCCGGTACTTCCAGAATTCAAGATGGTTTCGGTCTTTCGGACAGCGAAACCGACGGGTTACAAAACCAGTCCAGGCTAGTTAACAACTATGACGAGCGCGCGAGCGCTCTCGTGCAGGCTTTAGTGAGATTCTTCGCTGCCCCCTACCTCTGCCGGATGCTCCCATCCCAATCCTGTTCGGCACGGAATGCTGGCGCTCATCGGCGAGTTACATACGATCGAGCGGGTCGCGAAAGAGCGCGCGAATACGTAGCAAAAGCTGCCACGCAACCAACAACACGCGCGGATTGCCGCCGCACGCCAAGAGCACAGCGTGGAGTTAGCCGCGGTTCGCGAGGATCAGACGTTAGGCCAGCTTTCAAAGCGTTATGGTGTTTACCCGGCGCAAGTATAGGCTTGGAAGCAGCGGTTGCTGTAGCAAGCTAGTGAGCTGTTTGCCGATGGTCGGCGAGCCAAGCAGGAGGGTCCGAACGAAGCGGAGTTGTACGAAGAGATTGGTCGCTTGAAGGTCGAGTTGGAATAGCTTATAAAAATAAATTCAACACTGACACCTAACCATAAACGGAGTGAGATCGAACCGGAGCTAGCGGAATTGAGTGTGCGTCGGTAGTGCGAATTGCTGGAGTTGCCGCGTTCGACGTACTACTACGAAGTGGCCACGGAGACAGCCGAGAACCTGGCCTTGATGCGGCGGATCGACGAGCATTACCTGCGGACACCTTTTTACGGCAGACGTTGCATGGCGTTTGAACTGGAAGTGAATCGCAAGCGTGTACAACGCTTGATGCGGGTGATGGGCATCGAAGGTCAAGCGCCTGGTCGTCGCACGTCACAGGCCACGCCAGGTCACAAGGTGTATCCGTATTTGTTGCGGAATGTCGAGATTTTGCGGCCTAATCACGTGTTGAGCACGGACATCACGTATGTGCCACTGAGCGATGGCTTCATGTATTTGACCGCCGTGATGGATTGGTTTAGTCGGCACGTGTTGAGTTGGCGTTTGCCAAACACCTTAGCGGGAACCTTTTGTTGTGAGGCACTGGATGAAGCGTTGGAGAACTTTCGCCCACCAGAGATTTTCAATACCGATTAAGGTTCCCAATTCACGAGCTTGGCCTTCACGGGCCGATTAACAAAAGCCAAGATCGCGATCAGCTTGACCCTCAAGCGGGTACCTCGCCGTGGGCGGGCCTTGGACAACGTGTTCATCGAACGGTTGTGGCGCAGCGTGAAGTACGAGAATATTTACCTGCGCGATAAGAGTGGTTTGATTAGAAAGGAGGCATTCGTGTTTTGAGTTTGCCTCTCTTTCTTCGGAGTGAACGTCGTGCCACGCATCTCAATCAGGGAAGTGGAATTGGTCGAATCCGACGTGGTTTCGATTCGCGATTACTTTGGCGATTTGCCTGACCAGCGTTCATCGATCAACCGCAAACATCTGCTGGGCGACATCCTGGTGATTTGCGTCTGCGGCGTGTTGGCCGGGGCCGACGGTCCGATCGGGATCGGTCAGTGGGCGAACAGCCACGCCGCCTGGTTGAAAAG
This region includes:
- a CDS encoding nucleotidyltransferase — encoded protein: MAVKAKRDFVTLSLAPSETETQKAVRTHNMIREHLEGDPALGKYNIRTYLQGSYKNSTNVRGDSDVDMGSQSQESFFYDLDDLPDDSIPSYSNMAKSLRKKVQESIVDSRFTYWDYRRDVYASLKLEYGVVEDGNKAIRIDGNTYRLDADVLPCLGFRMYFKDLTGNADYHQGIGFLTSQSKRIVNFPDQHFDNLGAKDRRNNNKVKGCVRIMKRLRNELEDAGRWDRKRSPSFYLESLVWNVPDHVFSGGYSSVLQNVLAHLWNDLREKKQQNDLRAYTQANNIFYLFHPEFWNVDDALAFIDEIWKAAFDE
- a CDS encoding patatin-like phospholipase family protein, with amino-acid sequence MSTESTMPTKLSKLTTEHPRDGKYRILSLDGGGAKGFYTLGVLREIEALLNCPLYKHFDLVFGTSTGAIIAALIALGYEIEEIHQLYKEYVPAIMKRWFPTTRTWALEKLAKEVFGDQQFTDVKTGIGIVTTKWMIETPMIFKANVEQAYGRKSSFIPGFGVSIADAVQGSCSAYPFFKRKTITTATSDIVEIGDGGFCANNPTLYAIADAVKALKIAHSEVRVISIGCGVYPTPKISPRRFIGWCLGCLPSVKLLQKVLEINTQSMDQLRAVLYSDIQTVRVNEKFQQPELAADLMEHNLVKLNKLRQRGVQSFADLEAEIKTALFS
- a CDS encoding DDE-type integrase/transposase/recombinase; its protein translation is MPRSTYYYEVATETAENLALMRRIDEHYLRTPFYGRRCMAFELEVNRKRVQRLMRVMGIEGQAPGRRTSQATPGHKVYPYLLRNVEILRPNHVLSTDITYVPLSDGFMYLTAVMDWFSRHVLSWRLPNTLAGTFCCEALDEALENFRPPEIFNTD
- a CDS encoding putative toxin-antitoxin system toxin component, PIN family, which encodes MRDHERVVFDCNVFFQALISPTGPAGRLFNLAAVQRVDLFVSEYVLAELRELTAETKIVAKYRLSAELMEEFFEKLTTAAVLVETVPSVFEFPRDPDDAHYVDLALAAGAKLIVSRDKDLLSLADILTPEGRDFHARFPDLAVLTPVQLLAILGEIPPPK
- a CDS encoding ArdC family protein, with amino-acid sequence MNREEALELAERGVDELIVALEQGRSERLLEYLAFQAKFHRYSFNNSLLIAIQKPDATFVAGFQRWKELGRFVRKGEMGIVILAPLVRRSKPDAELFEKEDESGRAVVGFRATHVFDVAQTDGDELPQFSLISGEPGELIPQLRQVIARQGIELRYEENLDGAKGVSEGGRIALVTDLPPAEEFAVLAHELAHELLHRTERRKETTRAIRELEAEAVAFVVAKAAGLDGLARSSDYIQLYSGDKEMLLASLAHIQRVAAKIIDELVAVNETNSAVTGCQTAEVTI
- a CDS encoding DUF1353 domain-containing protein, which encodes MKLFWAFFLGLVIGGFAVQSYYTLIPSTEIFGAFQGQVETIWLDDAEDREMELLSSFSYIDPANKTWIAKKGDKINGASIPQVFWTIIGSPYDGAYRKASVIHDAACTYKTEPAKEVHRMFYYACRCDGLSESKAKVMYFAVKQFGPDWQLVAETRTVMSNGKEVTLTVKKPVQMTKAAADEADQLEQMKAAIKLIESKNPSLEELDQLNAAELPKP